In Bacteroidales bacterium, one DNA window encodes the following:
- a CDS encoding bifunctional ADP-heptose synthase, producing MNNQQISDLLKQFEGLRILILGDVMLDSYVWGKVTRVSPEAPVPVVMHMNTENRLGGAANVALNVKSLGAVPVMCSVIGNDENSRHFRELVRQSGMPEDGLIGSSDRITTNKMRIIAASQQLLRVDHEVEHYISTELENALWDRVRSMIEKDHIAAIIFQDYDKGVITRNLIEKTISLGNERNIPTLIDPKKRNFSLYHNATLFKPNYKELTEGMNVELRKSDFDQLHKAARELQDKSGFKMVLVTLSEHGMLISKGDEYRVVPTHAREVSDVSGAGDTVIATASLCLAAGTDPYVMAQLSNLAAGLVCEKVGVVPVEKEWLLNTDFSW from the coding sequence TATTAAAGCAATTTGAAGGCCTCAGGATCCTTATCCTGGGTGATGTAATGCTTGATTCGTATGTGTGGGGAAAAGTGACGCGGGTATCGCCCGAAGCGCCGGTGCCTGTTGTTATGCATATGAACACGGAGAACAGGCTGGGAGGTGCGGCGAATGTAGCCCTGAATGTTAAATCGCTGGGCGCTGTGCCGGTCATGTGCTCGGTCATCGGCAATGATGAAAACAGCAGGCATTTCAGGGAACTGGTCAGACAGTCGGGCATGCCCGAAGACGGCCTGATCGGATCATCCGACCGGATAACAACCAATAAAATGCGGATTATCGCCGCCAGTCAGCAGTTGCTGCGGGTTGACCACGAAGTGGAGCATTATATCAGCACGGAGCTTGAAAACGCGCTTTGGGACCGGGTCAGGTCGATGATTGAAAAGGATCATATAGCTGCCATTATTTTCCAGGACTACGATAAAGGAGTGATTACACGCAACCTGATTGAAAAAACAATTTCACTGGGAAATGAAAGAAATATTCCTACTCTCATAGATCCCAAAAAGAGAAATTTCAGCCTGTATCACAATGCAACGCTTTTCAAGCCCAATTACAAAGAGCTTACCGAAGGGATGAATGTGGAATTGCGCAAATCCGATTTTGACCAGCTCCATAAAGCGGCAAGAGAACTCCAGGATAAATCAGGATTTAAGATGGTTCTTGTGACCCTCTCTGAACACGGAATGCTCATCAGCAAAGGAGATGAATACCGGGTTGTGCCTACACACGCCCGTGAAGTTTCTGACGTTTCGGGAGCAGGCGATACCGTTATAGCCACGGCAAGCTTATGCCTGGCTGCAGGTACCGATCCGTATGTGATGGCACAGTTATCCAATCTGGCGGCAGGGCTTGTATGCGAAAAGGTAGGTGTGGTTCCCGTCGAAAAAGAATGGTTATTGAACACCGACTTCTCCTGGTAA
- a CDS encoding mandelate racemase/muconate lactonizing enzyme family protein, producing the protein MKKFPANSLSAGRRDFVRKASLGALGMGIILENHGIERDVEQYTRNVSRYSSPSDLKITDLRVTRWRNTPIIKIYTNQDIYGLGEVRDGASATYALFLKSRLLGKNPCNVERIFKNIKQFGGHGRAGGGVSGVEIALWDLAGKAYGVPVYQLLGGKYRDKIRMYADTPSSDDPAVTAKRIQSRMDKGFTMVKIDLGVNLLRNIPGTVVGKNMWDLDKGWTDEEMSYGQTKHPFTGLQITELGFEKLNEYIDRVRRITGYEIPIASNHFGHFDLNTAIRLGKAVDKYRLSWLEDLIPWIYTDEWRSISEAIETPTLTGEDIFLKEEFAKLCNVHAVDMIHPDMVTAGGILETKKIGDYAEEKGIAMALHWAGTPVSLMANVHCAAATQNFIALEHHHVDVEGFEDLASVVKKPIVDKGFIQVPETPGLGLDLNEEAIRKELPKGEPYFAPTPEWDNEKSWDRTWS; encoded by the coding sequence ATGAAAAAGTTTCCTGCGAATTCACTTTCCGCAGGCCGCCGTGATTTTGTACGTAAGGCATCACTGGGCGCCCTGGGAATGGGTATTATATTGGAAAACCACGGTATTGAAAGAGATGTGGAACAATATACCCGGAATGTTTCACGATATTCTTCCCCCAGTGATCTTAAGATAACCGACCTGAGGGTCACCCGATGGAGAAACACACCCATCATCAAAATTTACACCAACCAGGATATCTATGGCCTGGGTGAAGTACGCGACGGGGCAAGTGCGACTTACGCCCTGTTTTTGAAAAGCAGGCTTCTGGGCAAAAATCCCTGCAACGTTGAGCGGATCTTCAAAAACATTAAGCAGTTCGGTGGTCATGGCCGTGCCGGAGGCGGTGTATCGGGCGTTGAAATTGCCTTATGGGACCTCGCCGGAAAGGCTTATGGAGTACCTGTTTACCAGCTTCTGGGAGGCAAATACCGCGACAAAATCAGGATGTACGCGGATACCCCTTCATCAGACGATCCTGCTGTTACGGCAAAACGGATACAAAGCCGGATGGATAAAGGTTTTACAATGGTTAAGATCGACCTTGGCGTGAATCTCCTCCGGAATATTCCCGGAACAGTGGTGGGCAAGAATATGTGGGACCTGGATAAAGGCTGGACCGATGAGGAAATGAGCTACGGGCAGACAAAGCACCCGTTTACCGGTTTACAGATAACCGAACTCGGGTTTGAAAAACTCAACGAATACATCGACAGGGTTCGCAGGATCACAGGCTATGAAATTCCCATTGCTTCTAATCATTTCGGGCACTTTGACCTGAACACGGCCATCAGGCTGGGAAAGGCAGTTGATAAATACAGGTTATCATGGCTTGAAGACCTGATTCCCTGGATATATACCGATGAATGGAGGTCGATTTCGGAAGCCATTGAAACACCTACTCTGACTGGTGAAGACATATTTCTTAAAGAGGAATTTGCTAAGCTTTGCAATGTGCATGCTGTAGATATGATTCATCCGGATATGGTAACAGCCGGTGGTATCCTGGAAACAAAAAAGATCGGCGATTATGCCGAGGAAAAAGGTATAGCCATGGCCCTGCACTGGGCGGGAACACCCGTGTCACTTATGGCCAATGTGCATTGTGCGGCAGCCACCCAGAATTTCATTGCCCTCGAACACCATCATGTGGATGTGGAAGGATTTGAGGACCTGGCGAGTGTGGTGAAAAAGCCCATTGTGGATAAGGGATTTATACAGGTTCCTGAAACACCGGGTCTCGGACTCGATCTGAATGAAGAAGCCATTCGCAAAGAGCTTCCGAAAGGTGAGCCATACTTTGCTCCGACGCCTGAATGGGACAATGAAAAAAGCTGGGACAGAACCTGGAGTTAA
- a CDS encoding bile acid:sodium symporter family protein yields the protein MTYTGPLIIAAFGILALAVRRSEKLKGLSYTLWIFTAVAAAMFYPQYFTHAGKFEFKKLIVPLLQIIMFGMGSQMSFSDFAGVIRMPKGVIIGVISHYIIMPLVGFGIAHIFNFPPEIAAGIILIGCVPSGLASNVMSYIAKANLALAVTVGAVSTLLSPLITPALMKWLGGQFIEVNFWSMMLDIFNMIILPIIAGFVFNLFLKPGKGRKEKTAQLLSYLGIIVVTAFLSMKVKNSGLPGFTKVLVLSVTWFSVLPGLAGYAIRKFSSGSPTWLEKVLSTVSMVGIALIVTVITAAGRDSLLKVGALLVVTSILHNLSGYTLGYSLSWLARMPEKDRRTIAFEVGMQNGGLASGLALQMGKVATVGLAPAIFGPLMNITGSVLANWWRSKPVKEKNT from the coding sequence ATGACATACACCGGACCGCTTATTATTGCCGCATTCGGCATACTTGCGCTTGCTGTAAGACGTTCTGAGAAACTGAAGGGATTATCTTATACCCTGTGGATATTCACCGCTGTGGCAGCTGCCATGTTTTATCCCCAATATTTCACCCACGCCGGTAAATTTGAATTCAAAAAGCTTATTGTGCCGCTGCTTCAGATCATCATGTTCGGCATGGGATCGCAAATGAGTTTCAGTGATTTTGCCGGGGTGATCCGGATGCCGAAAGGGGTTATCATCGGTGTGATTTCTCATTATATCATCATGCCACTTGTCGGCTTCGGAATTGCGCATATTTTCAATTTTCCCCCTGAAATTGCCGCAGGCATCATTCTTATCGGGTGTGTTCCCAGCGGATTGGCTTCAAATGTAATGTCCTACATTGCCAAAGCCAACCTGGCGCTGGCGGTTACAGTAGGAGCCGTGTCCACGCTTCTTTCTCCCCTGATTACACCGGCTTTAATGAAGTGGCTCGGTGGCCAGTTTATCGAAGTCAATTTCTGGAGCATGATGCTTGACATCTTCAATATGATCATTCTGCCCATCATTGCCGGATTTGTGTTTAACCTGTTCCTGAAACCGGGCAAAGGCAGGAAAGAAAAAACAGCGCAGTTGCTTTCTTATTTGGGCATCATTGTGGTCACGGCTTTCCTGTCGATGAAGGTAAAAAACTCCGGATTACCGGGATTTACCAAAGTCCTTGTCTTATCAGTTACCTGGTTTAGTGTTTTGCCCGGACTGGCAGGGTATGCCATACGGAAGTTCAGTTCGGGATCGCCTACGTGGCTTGAGAAAGTGCTGTCAACAGTCTCAATGGTTGGAATTGCATTGATTGTAACTGTGATAACGGCGGCTGGCCGCGATAGCCTGTTGAAAGTGGGGGCGCTCCTTGTTGTAACAAGTATTCTCCATAATCTTTCAGGCTACACGCTTGGGTATTCTCTGTCATGGCTGGCCAGGATGCCCGAAAAGGACAGGAGGACGATTGCCTTTGAAGTGGGGATGCAGAACGGGGGACTGGCTTCGGGACTGGCATTGCAAATGGGAAAGGTTGCCACCGTGGGATTGGCGCCAGCGATTTTCGGACCCCTGATGAATATTACAGGATCCGTTCTGGCTAACTGGTGGCGCAGTAAACCTGTGAAAGAAAAAAATACATAA
- the ligD gene encoding DNA ligase D: MALEKYREKRDPTITPEPFGGKSADKKSLKFTVQKHAATRLHYDFRLEMDGVLKSWAIPKGPTLDPAVKRLAMMVEDHPFDYRDFEGIIPKGEYGAGTVIVWDEGTYEPSNFQGKSKKDKERHLLQSLESGQLKITLYGKKLKGEFALVRTATRGENSWLMIKHRDEFATDRDITLEDKSVQSGKTIDEVKVTSTNIYGQPKDNTIKKLDDQVKTGTISQKQPRNTGNALRKAEKSKMPSLVKPMLATLVDDPFDDPEWIFEVKWDGYRTIAFIEEGSVQLQSRNNKSFTEKYYPIAEALKQWKNDAVIDGEIMVLNEKGVSNFSALQNWRSEADGQLVLYVFDILWYNGKNLMNLPLSSRLDILNDIFPKNNDMIRISEAFPEHGKQFFEAAGKLGLEGMIAKKKDSLYIPDIRSKYWLKIKVHKRQEVVIGGYTVNEGTGKLFSSLLLGVYEKGIFQFVGKVGTGFTDKLQREMMKQFKPLVVEESPFQTVPDVNQPSRFRPNPPHASAIWLKPQLICEITFTEMTNDGVFRHPSFKGLRTDKKASEVVREKEADTAEIVEQEKSEVKPEKKTKSKQTLVNAPAKSERRSLLNPNEETQVKTINGHELKFTNLSKVYWPEDGITKRDMFNYYYQVAEYILPYLKDRPQSLNRFPNGIHGQHFYQKNVKGKSPEWVRTFPYVTSDGEHKEFLVGSDEATLLWMASLGCIEMNPWFSRIQSEDYPDYCIIDLDPDKNTFDQVIEAANLVKKVLDLAGVPSFPKTSGSTGIHIYIPLAAKYTYDQSQLFARIIVNIVHQQLPEYTTVERMISERQGKMYLDFLQNRPGATIASPYSLRPKPGATVSMPLHWDEVKKGLKMTDFTIRNAIERVRSEGDLFKDVLGKGIEMEKVLEKTESLF; encoded by the coding sequence ATGGCACTCGAAAAATACAGGGAAAAACGGGATCCAACTATTACCCCGGAACCATTCGGTGGTAAAAGTGCTGATAAGAAATCACTTAAATTTACTGTTCAGAAACATGCGGCAACCCGCCTGCACTATGACTTCAGGCTTGAAATGGACGGGGTGCTTAAAAGCTGGGCAATACCCAAAGGGCCTACACTCGATCCTGCGGTAAAACGACTGGCCATGATGGTGGAAGACCATCCGTTTGATTACCGCGACTTTGAAGGCATTATTCCGAAAGGCGAATACGGTGCCGGAACAGTTATTGTTTGGGATGAGGGCACATATGAGCCCTCGAATTTTCAGGGAAAATCGAAAAAGGACAAGGAACGCCATTTGCTCCAAAGTCTTGAAAGCGGTCAGCTTAAAATAACCCTGTATGGTAAAAAACTGAAAGGTGAATTCGCCCTGGTCCGAACAGCCACCCGGGGTGAAAACAGCTGGCTGATGATCAAGCACCGTGATGAATTTGCCACGGATAGGGATATTACACTTGAAGATAAATCGGTTCAGTCGGGCAAAACAATTGATGAAGTCAAAGTCACCAGCACTAATATTTATGGGCAACCTAAGGACAACACCATTAAAAAGCTGGATGACCAGGTTAAAACCGGTACTATCAGCCAGAAACAGCCCCGCAATACAGGCAATGCTCTGCGAAAAGCTGAAAAGTCGAAAATGCCTTCTCTGGTCAAACCCATGCTGGCAACGCTTGTAGACGATCCGTTTGATGATCCGGAGTGGATTTTTGAGGTGAAATGGGATGGCTACCGTACTATAGCTTTTATCGAGGAAGGATCGGTGCAACTGCAATCGAGAAATAACAAATCCTTTACCGAAAAATACTACCCCATCGCTGAAGCACTGAAACAATGGAAGAATGATGCGGTAATCGACGGTGAAATCATGGTGCTCAATGAAAAAGGCGTATCCAACTTCAGCGCTTTGCAGAATTGGAGGAGCGAAGCGGACGGGCAGCTGGTTTTGTACGTTTTTGACATCCTTTGGTACAACGGGAAAAACCTGATGAACCTGCCTTTAAGCAGCCGGCTTGATATCCTCAATGATATCTTTCCGAAGAATAACGATATGATCCGGATCAGCGAGGCGTTCCCTGAACATGGCAAGCAATTTTTTGAAGCAGCGGGTAAACTGGGACTTGAAGGAATGATTGCCAAGAAAAAGGACAGCCTCTATATTCCCGATATCCGGTCAAAATACTGGCTTAAAATCAAGGTGCATAAACGGCAGGAGGTCGTTATTGGCGGCTACACTGTGAATGAAGGAACCGGCAAACTCTTCAGCTCGCTTCTGCTCGGTGTTTATGAAAAGGGCATTTTCCAGTTTGTGGGCAAAGTAGGCACCGGCTTCACCGATAAACTGCAGCGTGAGATGATGAAACAGTTTAAACCCCTTGTAGTTGAAGAAAGCCCGTTCCAGACAGTCCCTGATGTGAACCAACCCTCCCGGTTCCGGCCTAACCCGCCTCATGCAAGTGCCATATGGCTGAAGCCGCAGTTGATCTGCGAAATTACTTTTACAGAAATGACGAATGACGGCGTTTTCAGGCATCCATCTTTTAAAGGTCTGCGAACGGATAAAAAGGCTTCTGAAGTGGTCCGTGAAAAAGAAGCCGATACTGCAGAAATCGTTGAACAAGAAAAATCAGAAGTAAAACCTGAAAAAAAAACTAAATCGAAACAAACACTTGTTAATGCCCCGGCAAAAAGTGAACGAAGATCTCTGTTGAATCCCAATGAAGAAACCCAGGTAAAAACGATTAACGGGCACGAGCTGAAGTTTACCAACCTGAGCAAAGTCTATTGGCCTGAAGACGGTATCACCAAACGCGACATGTTCAACTACTACTACCAGGTGGCCGAATACATCCTGCCCTACCTGAAGGACCGCCCGCAATCACTTAACCGCTTTCCAAACGGAATTCACGGCCAGCATTTCTACCAGAAAAATGTAAAAGGTAAATCGCCTGAATGGGTAAGAACTTTTCCTTATGTTACGAGTGATGGTGAGCACAAGGAATTCCTTGTAGGGAGCGATGAGGCCACATTGCTGTGGATGGCTTCGCTGGGATGCATTGAAATGAATCCGTGGTTCAGCCGTATTCAATCTGAAGATTACCCTGATTACTGTATCATTGATCTGGATCCCGACAAAAACACATTTGACCAGGTTATTGAGGCAGCCAACCTGGTAAAAAAAGTGCTGGATCTGGCCGGAGTTCCTTCTTTTCCCAAAACATCAGGGTCTACCGGTATTCATATTTATATACCTCTTGCAGCCAAATATACATATGATCAATCGCAGCTGTTTGCCCGAATCATCGTCAATATCGTTCATCAGCAATTACCCGAATACACCACCGTTGAGCGAATGATCAGCGAACGGCAGGGTAAAATGTACCTCGACTTTCTGCAGAATCGCCCGGGTGCAACCATAGCCAGTCCCTATTCCCTGCGTCCAAAGCCGGGCGCAACAGTATCCATGCCTCTTCACTGGGATGAAGTGAAAAAGGGACTTAAAATGACTGATTTCACGATTCGGAATGCCATTGAAAGAGTGAGGTCAGAGGGCGACCTGTTTAAAGATGTCCTGGGAAAAGGAATTGAAATGGAAAAGGTGCTTGAAAAAACAGAATCGCTGTTTTGA
- a CDS encoding glycoside hydrolase family 16 protein: MKSILCLVVVTVLFSAVSFGQQSQKKLVWSDEFDYSGLPDSKKWQYEEGLIRNNEAQYYTKARQENAKVENGVLTITGRKEEYNGAHYTSASINTKGKFEFTKGRVEVRAKLPEGRGTWPAIWTLGTNIEKVGWPVCGEIDIMEFVGYEPDKVYANVHTGDYNHTKGTGRGGSITYNRPFDDFHIYAVEWYNNRMDFYFDNTKYFTCTRKNEGLGEWPFTEPQYLLVNLAIGGAWGGTKGIDDSIFPVTYQIDYVRVYSLE, from the coding sequence ATGAAATCAATTTTATGTCTGGTTGTTGTTACAGTATTATTTTCAGCAGTTTCCTTTGGGCAACAGTCGCAAAAGAAACTTGTATGGTCGGATGAGTTCGATTATTCAGGACTTCCCGATTCAAAGAAATGGCAGTATGAGGAAGGACTCATACGGAATAATGAGGCTCAGTATTACACCAAAGCAAGGCAGGAGAATGCAAAAGTTGAAAACGGGGTGCTCACCATCACCGGGCGTAAAGAGGAATATAATGGTGCGCATTATACTTCGGCCAGTATCAATACGAAGGGTAAGTTTGAATTCACAAAAGGTCGGGTTGAAGTAAGAGCTAAATTGCCCGAAGGCAGGGGCACATGGCCGGCAATCTGGACGCTGGGCACAAACATTGAGAAAGTCGGATGGCCGGTTTGCGGAGAAATTGATATTATGGAATTCGTTGGTTATGAGCCTGATAAGGTTTATGCCAACGTACACACGGGCGATTACAATCATACAAAGGGAACCGGCCGTGGTGGGAGTATTACGTATAACAGACCATTTGATGATTTCCACATTTATGCCGTTGAATGGTACAATAATCGCATGGATTTCTATTTTGACAATACAAAATACTTCACCTGTACAAGGAAAAATGAGGGATTGGGGGAATGGCCATTTACCGAACCCCAGTATTTGCTGGTCAACCTGGCCATCGGCGGCGCCTGGGGAGGTACAAAAGGAATTGACGATTCTATATTTCCCGTTACTTATCAGATTGATTATGTGAGGGTGTATTCACTGGAATAG
- a CDS encoding dihydrofolate reductase family protein: MRRIVAAINMTIDGYADHTAVTPDEEVHEHYSELLSNADAILYGRITYQLMEYWLTVLENPTGNAAMDEFALVIDRIPKVVFSNTLKSVDWKGTRIASRDLKDEVTDLRQQPGKDILVGSPSIIISLMNHQLIDELQLCVHPVLAAGGMPLFKNIRERTVLKLLRTKTFKGGAVVFYYEPGMEG; the protein is encoded by the coding sequence ATGAGAAGAATTGTTGCAGCCATTAATATGACAATTGACGGGTATGCTGACCATACGGCGGTCACTCCTGATGAAGAAGTGCATGAACATTACAGTGAGTTATTAAGCAATGCCGATGCCATATTATACGGGAGGATAACCTACCAGCTGATGGAATACTGGTTAACCGTGCTTGAGAATCCTACCGGTAATGCAGCCATGGATGAATTTGCGTTGGTAATTGACAGGATTCCGAAGGTCGTTTTTTCAAATACGCTGAAATCAGTTGATTGGAAAGGCACACGGATAGCCAGCCGGGATCTTAAAGATGAAGTTACCGACCTTCGGCAACAACCCGGTAAAGATATCCTTGTGGGCAGTCCAAGTATTATCATTTCACTGATGAACCATCAGTTGATTGATGAACTGCAGCTGTGTGTGCATCCCGTTCTGGCTGCAGGCGGTATGCCATTGTTTAAAAACATACGTGAAAGGACGGTTTTAAAACTATTACGGACAAAAACATTTAAAGGCGGAGCTGTGGTGTTTTATTATGAGCCGGGAATGGAGGGATAA
- a CDS encoding four helix bundle suffix domain-containing protein, translating into MKTNQNSGFIPPHGGYEKLISYQKAEIIYDGTLHFIDRFISKRDRTYDQMKQAARSGKQNIAEGSMASGTSKQTEITLTNVARASLEELILDYKDFIRKQKLELWDKNHRLTKRFRELNKTPNANYETYKKAIENPDPEICANSLICLIYITCYLLDKQIAALERAFLKEGGIRERMTKARLDARNEENS; encoded by the coding sequence ATGAAAACCAATCAAAATTCCGGTTTCATACCACCGCATGGCGGTTATGAAAAGCTTATATCTTACCAAAAGGCAGAGATCATTTATGACGGTACTCTTCATTTTATTGATCGTTTCATATCAAAGCGCGACAGAACATATGACCAAATGAAACAGGCTGCCAGAAGCGGTAAACAAAATATTGCTGAAGGCAGTATGGCCTCAGGGACTTCAAAGCAAACAGAAATTACTCTTACGAATGTTGCACGGGCATCACTGGAAGAGCTTATACTTGACTACAAAGACTTTATCAGAAAACAAAAACTGGAACTATGGGATAAGAATCATCGTCTTACAAAAAGATTCCGGGAGCTAAACAAGACCCCAAATGCTAATTATGAAACCTACAAAAAAGCAATCGAAAATCCGGACCCCGAAATATGTGCCAATTCGCTGATTTGTTTAATTTATATTACATGTTATCTTCTTGACAAGCAAATTGCAGCTTTGGAAAGAGCATTTTTGAAGGAAGGAGGAATCAGGGAAAGGATGACTAAGGCAAGGCTGGATGCAAGAAATGAGGAGAATAGTTAA
- a CDS encoding sulfite exporter TauE/SafE family protein — translation MLTTTLILFIGGITAGLLGALTGLGGGVIIVPLLTVFFGVDIRYAIGTSLISVIATSSGAASAYLKEGLLNIRIGMFLEIATTLGAIGGAAIALFAPVNAISIVFGIVLIYSAINSFRKRKDPIITGNGSLVKESRLSKLLRTEGSYKLSSETRYYKAQNLPGGFAVMSLAGVLSGLLGIGSGALKVIAMDSIMKIPFKVSTSTSNFMIGVTAAASAGIYLSRGYIDPVLSMPIMIGVLIGALTGAKVLLKSQTKKIRIVFSIVIMLLALEMIYSGITKNV, via the coding sequence ATGCTGACCACCACCCTCATACTTTTCATTGGCGGAATAACTGCGGGACTCTTGGGGGCCCTTACAGGACTCGGCGGAGGCGTTATTATTGTTCCGTTGCTTACCGTATTCTTTGGCGTAGATATCCGCTATGCGATTGGTACTTCACTGATTTCAGTTATCGCCACTTCATCCGGCGCTGCCTCAGCCTATCTCAAAGAAGGCCTTTTGAACATCCGCATAGGTATGTTCCTTGAAATTGCCACTACCTTGGGGGCTATAGGCGGTGCAGCAATTGCCCTTTTCGCCCCGGTGAATGCCATTTCCATTGTTTTTGGAATTGTGCTTATCTATTCTGCAATAAATTCATTCAGAAAAAGAAAAGACCCAATCATTACAGGAAATGGTTCATTAGTGAAAGAATCCCGTCTTTCGAAGCTTTTACGTACCGAAGGTTCCTATAAATTATCCTCTGAAACAAGGTATTATAAAGCTCAAAACCTGCCCGGGGGATTTGCTGTTATGTCGCTTGCCGGTGTATTGTCGGGATTGCTGGGCATTGGATCGGGGGCATTAAAGGTAATTGCTATGGATTCGATAATGAAAATCCCATTCAAGGTATCCACTTCAACAAGTAACTTCATGATCGGAGTTACAGCTGCCGCCAGTGCCGGGATTTATTTAAGCCGCGGATATATTGACCCGGTATTGTCAATGCCCATCATGATCGGCGTCTTAATTGGCGCCCTTACAGGGGCAAAAGTCCTGCTGAAATCACAAACCAAAAAAATCCGCATTGTATTTTCAATAGTGATTATGCTTCTTGCACTTGAAATGATATACAGCGGCATCACAAAGAACGTATGA
- a CDS encoding DUF1634 domain-containing protein: MREGNNLNDEKMRNAMGWLLRIGVIISAILVLIGGILFFIQHPHETRNYSVFAGEPDRFRSVSLILDNAIHFKGRAVIQLGLLVLIATPVIRVFFSLLGFLIAKDWIYVVITLIVMIILLNSLFAF, from the coding sequence ATGAGAGAGGGTAATAACCTGAATGACGAAAAAATGAGGAATGCAATGGGATGGCTGTTGCGCATTGGTGTAATCATCTCGGCTATTCTTGTACTTATTGGCGGCATCCTGTTTTTCATTCAACATCCGCATGAAACCCGTAATTATTCGGTATTTGCTGGCGAACCCGACAGGTTCCGTTCTGTTTCGCTGATCCTTGACAATGCCATTCATTTTAAAGGACGAGCGGTCATCCAGTTGGGATTACTGGTTCTCATTGCCACCCCGGTGATCAGGGTGTTTTTCTCCCTGCTTGGTTTTTTGATTGCAAAAGATTGGATTTATGTGGTTATAACGTTGATCGTGATGATTATTCTGCTTAACAGTCTTTTTGCGTTTTAG